From the Salinimicrobium tongyeongense genome, one window contains:
- a CDS encoding glycoside hydrolase family 3 N-terminal domain-containing protein, giving the protein MRFTALGFFLVIMFFSGLSSGAQNSTKGTPPFLKYTNSKWVDSVMTSLSPDERIAQLIMVAAYSNRGEDHKQEILKLINEQKVGGLIFFQGDPETQVKLMNEYQEASKVPLLGAIDGEWGLGMRLDSTISYPFQMALGAIQNEDLIYELGTEVGRQIKRSGLHLNFAPVVDVNNNPNNPVINYRSFGEDKYNVARKATAYMQGMQDAKLLPTAKHFPGHGDTDTDSHYSLPQINHPVVRLDSLELYPFKEVIKAGIGGVMVAHLNIPALDSTGVPSTLSKPITTGLLKEKLGFEGLIVTDAMNMKGVTEGNEPGIVDKDAILAGNDLLEFTVEVSKAISEIRKAVDRGLISQKEIDSRVRKILAVKQWVGLSSYEPVEVKNILEEINTPKAVYLKRQLVEASLTVLKNNSNVLPVQELESLKIASVSFGSAEKTKFQETLDLYTGITHFFLPADASEMMVGTLKDQLENYDLVISGIHDFSKFPRNILRLNEDVLQLVKELASKDNSIFAFFKNPYVLNKIDGIENAAGLVVAYQDSEETQEVAAQLIFGGIGANGKLPVSVGEKFKAGDGLEVEGGIRFSYTLPEAAGMDSEILHTRIDSLMNLAIKMKATPGAQILVAKDQKVVFHKAYGAHSYFDTITVKKDDVYDLASVTKISTSMAALMKLYEQGKFQLDGTLADHLPSFRRSNKADIQFYDILTHQARFQPWIPFWKDTFRKNGSYKRNTFKKTPSEKYPIKIKEGMYLHKDYPDKIAKAIRKSPLRDKKEYVYSDFFFILAPRVVESRTELSFTDFLQQNFYNPLGATTVGFNPQLPLYKVVPTEYDFSFRQQPIHGTVHDEGAIMLGGVSGHAGLFANSNDLAKLLQMYLNGGNYGGKQYLEPQTLQKFTETTFPGSDNHRALGFDKPYYNEQGESRNTAQDASASSFGHTGFTGIMVWMDPEADLLYIFLSNRVHPTRDNHRLYSLNTRTEIHQVLYDAIKN; this is encoded by the coding sequence ATGAGATTTACTGCTTTAGGTTTTTTTCTTGTTATCATGTTCTTTTCAGGCCTAAGTTCTGGAGCTCAGAATTCTACTAAAGGAACCCCACCTTTTCTGAAATACACCAACAGCAAATGGGTAGACTCCGTGATGACCAGCCTGTCACCAGATGAACGAATTGCTCAGCTTATTATGGTAGCGGCATATTCCAATCGCGGCGAAGACCATAAGCAGGAAATTCTCAAGCTGATCAATGAACAGAAAGTTGGAGGACTCATCTTTTTCCAGGGAGATCCCGAGACTCAGGTGAAGCTGATGAACGAATACCAGGAAGCCTCAAAAGTGCCACTTTTGGGGGCTATTGATGGAGAATGGGGCCTCGGCATGCGCCTGGATAGTACTATTAGTTACCCCTTTCAAATGGCTTTGGGTGCAATACAAAACGAAGATTTGATTTATGAGCTGGGTACCGAAGTGGGCAGGCAAATTAAAAGATCTGGGCTGCACCTCAATTTTGCACCTGTAGTAGATGTCAACAACAACCCTAACAACCCTGTAATCAATTACAGGTCTTTTGGGGAAGACAAATACAATGTGGCGCGAAAGGCTACTGCCTATATGCAGGGAATGCAGGATGCAAAACTGCTGCCCACAGCCAAGCATTTTCCGGGGCATGGAGATACCGATACCGATTCGCATTATTCGCTTCCGCAAATTAACCATCCGGTGGTAAGGCTTGATTCTTTAGAGCTGTATCCGTTTAAAGAAGTTATAAAAGCAGGGATAGGCGGGGTAATGGTAGCGCACTTAAACATCCCGGCCCTCGATTCTACAGGGGTGCCTTCTACTTTATCAAAACCAATTACTACAGGTCTTTTAAAAGAAAAGCTGGGCTTTGAAGGCCTTATTGTTACCGATGCGATGAACATGAAAGGGGTTACCGAAGGCAACGAACCGGGAATAGTAGATAAAGATGCCATCCTTGCAGGTAATGACCTGCTGGAGTTTACGGTTGAAGTTTCTAAAGCTATTTCAGAAATTCGAAAAGCCGTTGACCGGGGGCTTATTTCTCAAAAGGAAATCGATTCCCGTGTTAGGAAGATCCTGGCAGTGAAACAGTGGGTGGGGCTAAGCAGCTATGAGCCTGTAGAAGTAAAAAATATCCTAGAAGAGATCAACACGCCAAAGGCCGTTTACCTTAAGCGCCAGCTGGTAGAGGCTTCGTTAACAGTGCTTAAAAATAACAGCAATGTACTTCCGGTGCAGGAGCTGGAATCATTGAAAATAGCTTCTGTTTCTTTTGGTTCTGCCGAAAAAACAAAATTTCAGGAAACCCTCGACCTTTATACAGGGATCACACATTTTTTCCTTCCGGCAGATGCTTCAGAAATGATGGTAGGAACCCTGAAAGACCAGCTAGAGAACTATGATCTGGTGATCTCCGGAATCCATGACTTCAGCAAATTCCCAAGGAATATCCTGAGACTTAATGAAGATGTGTTGCAGCTCGTAAAAGAACTGGCTTCTAAAGACAACTCGATTTTTGCCTTTTTTAAGAACCCATACGTACTCAATAAAATTGACGGAATTGAAAATGCTGCAGGGCTGGTGGTTGCTTATCAGGATAGCGAAGAGACCCAGGAGGTGGCGGCACAGCTTATCTTTGGCGGAATTGGAGCTAACGGAAAGCTGCCGGTGAGTGTGGGAGAGAAATTTAAAGCCGGAGACGGCCTGGAGGTGGAAGGAGGTATCAGGTTTAGTTATACTCTTCCCGAAGCCGCAGGAATGGATTCAGAAATCTTACACACCAGAATTGATTCGCTTATGAACCTGGCCATAAAGATGAAAGCAACTCCCGGAGCGCAGATTCTGGTAGCAAAAGATCAAAAAGTGGTGTTTCATAAAGCTTACGGGGCACATTCTTATTTTGACACGATTACTGTGAAAAAAGATGATGTGTACGATCTCGCTTCAGTGACAAAAATTTCAACTTCAATGGCTGCGCTCATGAAATTATATGAGCAGGGAAAATTCCAGTTGGACGGGACTCTGGCCGATCACCTCCCTTCCTTCCGAAGATCTAATAAAGCAGATATTCAGTTTTATGATATTTTGACCCACCAGGCTCGTTTTCAACCCTGGATCCCTTTCTGGAAAGATACTTTTAGAAAGAACGGCAGTTACAAGAGAAATACCTTTAAAAAAACACCTTCTGAAAAATACCCTATAAAAATAAAGGAGGGGATGTACCTGCATAAAGACTATCCTGATAAGATCGCAAAAGCAATTCGCAAATCTCCTTTACGGGATAAAAAGGAATACGTGTATTCAGATTTCTTTTTCATTCTTGCGCCACGAGTGGTAGAAAGCCGAACCGAGTTGTCTTTTACCGATTTTCTTCAGCAGAACTTTTACAATCCTTTAGGTGCCACTACGGTAGGTTTTAATCCGCAGCTACCACTTTACAAAGTTGTGCCAACAGAATATGACTTTTCATTCAGGCAACAACCAATTCATGGTACGGTTCACGATGAGGGTGCCATCATGCTGGGCGGGGTTTCTGGCCATGCAGGCTTGTTTGCCAATTCCAACGATTTGGCGAAGCTGTTGCAGATGTACCTCAACGGCGGAAATTATGGCGGCAAACAATACCTGGAGCCGCAAACGCTTCAAAAATTCACCGAAACTACCTTTCCAGGTTCCGATAACCACCGTGCTTTAGGATTTGACAAGCCATATTACAACGAGCAGGGCGAGAGCAGGAATACGGCACAGGATGCATCGGCATCAAGTTTTGGCCATACCGGCTTTACCGGCATTATGGTGTGGATGGATCCCGAGGCAGATCTCCTCTATATTTTCCTTTCTAACCGCGTGCACCCTACCAGGGATAACCACCGTTTGTACAGTCTTAACACCCGTACCGAGATTCATCAGGTGCTTTATGACGCAATTAAAAATTAG
- a CDS encoding CidA/LrgA family protein, whose translation MRQVLKYLTDLFSWVRIKAFFFILLFLLAGELIRYLFKLPVAGNIIGMVLLFVALKYKWIALSTIKPASDKLLEFLVLFFIPYGVGLMIYFDLIKAYWLPLSIAVIASTLLTLYITAVILQKSGK comes from the coding sequence TTGCGGCAAGTACTTAAATACCTAACCGATCTCTTCTCCTGGGTGCGTATAAAAGCCTTTTTCTTTATCCTGCTTTTTTTGCTCGCGGGAGAATTGATACGTTATCTGTTTAAATTGCCTGTTGCAGGTAATATCATTGGCATGGTATTGCTTTTTGTGGCGCTAAAGTACAAGTGGATAGCCCTGAGCACAATCAAACCGGCATCAGATAAGCTTCTGGAGTTTTTAGTGCTGTTTTTTATTCCCTATGGGGTAGGTTTGATGATCTATTTTGATCTTATAAAAGCTTACTGGCTGCCCCTCTCAATTGCCGTAATTGCCAGCACCCTGTTAACCTTGTACATAACCGCTGTAATCCTTCAAAAATCGGGAAAATGA
- a CDS encoding LrgB family protein, producing MNFFFLWAIFGIGITLVFYALAGRIKRFKIPFLNPVLLAIVGIIIFLKVFDIPFEAYNKGGKILTYFLGPAVVALGAFFYEKYEELRKDLRLLSIAVIIGGICGVVSIVVFMLLLGMPLFLIQSLAAKSVTTPIAVEITKNVGGIPDITAGIVIAVGVFGNVFGLYFLNKMGITSQRAIGAALGTAAHGIGTARAIEEGVIPGVYSGIAMCLNGIVTAVSTPVILHLIL from the coding sequence ATGAACTTCTTTTTTCTGTGGGCTATTTTTGGCATCGGGATAACCCTTGTTTTTTATGCTTTAGCCGGAAGAATAAAGAGGTTTAAAATACCATTTCTGAATCCTGTTCTTCTTGCTATTGTGGGAATAATAATATTCCTGAAGGTTTTCGATATTCCTTTTGAGGCTTATAATAAGGGAGGGAAAATTCTCACTTATTTCTTGGGTCCGGCAGTGGTTGCTCTGGGTGCTTTTTTTTATGAGAAGTATGAAGAGCTGCGCAAAGATCTCAGGCTGCTATCCATTGCAGTGATTATTGGGGGTATTTGCGGGGTGGTAAGCATAGTTGTTTTTATGCTTCTGCTGGGCATGCCGCTGTTTTTGATACAGTCTCTGGCAGCAAAATCTGTTACCACTCCTATTGCTGTTGAGATCACCAAAAACGTGGGCGGAATTCCCGATATTACCGCAGGCATAGTAATAGCTGTAGGGGTTTTTGGAAATGTTTTCGGGCTTTACTTCCTCAATAAAATGGGGATTACCAGTCAAAGGGCGATAGGTGCGGCCCTTGGCACTGCCGCTCACGGTATAGGCACTGCCCGTGCGATCGAAGAAGGGGTGATTCCAGGCGTCTACAGTGGTATTGCGATGTGCCTAAATGGAATAGTAACAGCTGTAAGCACACCTGTGATTCTGCACCTTATCCTCTAA
- a CDS encoding outer membrane beta-barrel family protein, translating to MTKLYSLPLCLFLIFCSFSGFSQHTIEGRVLDVSGEPVAFANVILLNAQDSTSVYKGAVSAEDGFFTLKSIEADNYLLKISFVGFENLLQRIEVTGNKDLGDIVLNEDTATLSEVSINYKNPSVKREVDRLVFSVENTTLSTGTSWDILKRTPGVILSGNSLMVRNQGVQVYINDRKVQLTAAELQTLLENYSAENIKSVEVITTPPARYDAEGGAILNIVTTKSIAPGYKGNINGAWTQAVYPKFQAGTSHYYKTDKLNLFGNYTYSARKEYKEDDSYINFRNSSEEIFTRWETDFERTTRSNAHTANILLDYNFDEKNILNFSSSLSYSPNETFDNNVSTSVFEANEEVENLITHSELEEDISNAAFDLEFRHLLDKPGAQISAKTHYTRYDQNRDQGINTRIVELGAGATDYAFNTKAQQEIDIFTAQLDYATPIGSTSFESGIKASVISSESGIDYFRMAPDTSTYIFDEDQSDNFLYDEHIYAAYFSLARDWEKWSVKGGLRGEFTDRTGDSRSMEQIDTREYFELFPTFYLQHSFNNNHSLSFDYSRRIQRPRYESLNPFRYYLTEFDYNSGNPNLKASVSNNFTLGYALKNEYFFDLYYRDSGETPQTLSFQDNDQMLVRRVSMNLLESKSYGLDITHGRSVANWWYAYAYVSLFNEERTFVAIESGDVPVTLEIDGFYGSLYNNVIISKDGTLTGELTLTYVSDWLSGSYKMDPMTTLSLGLRKTFWNNRAELSVNVEDLLDETNTWLRSRYLNQDNGYYPRPETRYVRLGFKYNFGNFRLSDNQRAIEAAERDRI from the coding sequence ATGACCAAATTATACAGCCTCCCACTGTGCCTGTTCTTAATATTTTGTTCTTTTTCGGGTTTTAGCCAGCATACTATCGAGGGCCGCGTTCTGGATGTTTCGGGGGAGCCCGTGGCATTTGCCAATGTAATCCTGCTCAATGCGCAAGATTCTACCAGTGTTTACAAGGGAGCCGTATCTGCAGAAGATGGCTTCTTTACTCTTAAATCTATTGAAGCCGATAATTACCTGTTAAAAATAAGCTTCGTAGGCTTTGAGAACCTGTTGCAGCGCATCGAAGTTACCGGGAATAAGGATTTGGGAGACATTGTTCTTAACGAAGACACCGCTACTCTTAGCGAAGTTTCCATAAATTATAAAAACCCTTCAGTAAAAAGGGAGGTTGACCGCCTGGTTTTTAGCGTGGAGAATACCACCCTTTCCACCGGGACTTCATGGGATATCCTGAAAAGGACTCCGGGGGTGATCCTGTCAGGCAATTCCCTTATGGTGAGAAATCAGGGGGTGCAGGTTTATATTAATGACCGCAAGGTGCAACTTACCGCTGCCGAGCTGCAGACGCTGCTGGAAAATTACTCAGCTGAAAATATTAAATCTGTTGAGGTGATCACCACCCCGCCGGCCCGCTATGATGCCGAAGGAGGGGCAATCCTCAATATTGTCACCACCAAAAGTATTGCCCCCGGCTATAAAGGGAACATAAACGGCGCCTGGACGCAGGCGGTTTACCCAAAATTTCAGGCCGGGACCAGCCATTATTACAAGACCGATAAACTCAACCTCTTCGGAAATTACACCTATTCTGCCCGTAAGGAATATAAGGAAGACGACAGCTACATCAACTTTAGAAACAGTTCCGAAGAAATATTTACCCGATGGGAAACAGATTTTGAGCGCACCACCCGCTCAAATGCGCATACTGCCAACATCCTGCTCGATTACAATTTTGATGAAAAGAATATCCTGAATTTTTCTTCGAGCCTTAGCTATTCACCCAATGAGACATTTGATAATAATGTGTCCACATCAGTTTTTGAAGCTAATGAGGAAGTTGAAAACCTCATTACCCATAGTGAGCTTGAAGAGGATATCTCAAATGCGGCCTTCGATCTTGAATTTAGGCATTTGCTCGACAAGCCGGGGGCTCAAATCTCTGCAAAAACCCATTATACCCGCTATGACCAGAACAGGGACCAGGGAATAAACACTAGGATTGTAGAGCTTGGTGCTGGTGCCACCGATTATGCTTTTAACACCAAAGCCCAACAGGAAATTGACATTTTTACCGCTCAGCTCGACTATGCTACCCCAATTGGGAGCACCAGTTTTGAAAGCGGGATTAAAGCTTCGGTAATTTCTTCTGAAAGCGGGATAGATTATTTCCGCATGGCTCCCGATACCAGCACTTATATATTTGATGAAGACCAGTCAGATAACTTTCTTTATGATGAGCATATCTATGCAGCCTATTTCTCTCTTGCCAGAGATTGGGAGAAATGGAGCGTCAAAGGCGGACTTAGAGGTGAATTTACCGATCGTACCGGGGACTCCAGATCTATGGAACAAATTGATACCCGCGAATATTTTGAGTTGTTCCCCACGTTCTATCTGCAGCACAGCTTTAACAACAACCACAGCCTCAGCTTTGATTACAGCCGAAGAATTCAGCGGCCGCGCTATGAAAGCCTTAACCCGTTTAGGTATTACCTCACTGAATTTGATTACAACTCCGGGAATCCGAACCTGAAGGCTTCCGTAAGCAACAACTTTACTCTTGGCTACGCCCTCAAAAATGAGTATTTCTTTGACCTTTATTATCGCGATAGCGGCGAGACCCCTCAAACGCTCAGTTTCCAGGATAACGATCAAATGCTTGTGCGCAGGGTGAGTATGAACCTGCTTGAGAGTAAATCGTACGGTCTCGATATTACCCACGGCCGTTCTGTGGCCAACTGGTGGTACGCATACGCCTATGTTTCACTTTTTAATGAGGAGCGTACATTTGTGGCAATTGAAAGTGGCGATGTGCCGGTGACCCTTGAAATAGATGGTTTCTACGGAAGCCTCTACAATAATGTGATCATTTCCAAAGACGGGACACTTACAGGAGAATTGACCCTCACTTATGTGTCCGACTGGCTTAGTGGTTCCTACAAAATGGATCCCATGACCACACTTTCCCTTGGCCTTAGAAAAACTTTCTGGAACAATCGTGCAGAGCTTAGCGTGAATGTGGAAGACCTGCTTGATGAGACCAACACCTGGCTAAGGTCTCGCTACCTCAACCAGGACAACGGCTACTACCCAAGACCCGAAACCCGTTATGTTCGTCTTGGTTTCAAATATAACTTCGGAAACTTCAGGCTTAGCGACAACCAGAGAGCTATTGAGGCGGCAGAGAGAGACAGGATCTAA
- the dusB gene encoding tRNA dihydrouridine synthase DusB, producing MAKIGNIDVGEFPLLLAPMEDVSDPPFRALCKEQGADVVYTEFISSEGLIRDAAKSVMKLDIYEKERPVGIQIFGANLESMLQSVEIVEKSGPDIIDINFGCPVKKVVSKGAGAGILKDIPLMVSLTEAMVKHTKLPITVKTRLGWDADSIKIVEVAERLQDVGASAISIHGRTRVQMYKGDANWAPIAEVKNNPRMHIPIFGNGDVDTPERAVEMRDKYGLDGAMIGRASIGYPWFFKEIKHFFKTGEHLAPPTMEERLDAARRHLQMAIDWKGEKLGVFETRRHYTNYFKGIPHFKEYRQKMVTSDDAADVFAAFDEVEKEFSGYQFV from the coding sequence TTGGCGAAAATAGGAAACATAGATGTAGGAGAATTTCCGTTGTTGTTAGCACCAATGGAAGATGTGAGCGATCCGCCGTTTCGTGCGTTGTGCAAGGAACAGGGCGCCGATGTGGTGTATACCGAATTTATTTCTTCGGAAGGGCTTATTCGCGACGCCGCAAAAAGCGTCATGAAACTCGATATTTACGAAAAAGAAAGGCCTGTAGGTATCCAGATCTTTGGAGCCAACCTTGAATCCATGTTGCAGTCGGTGGAGATTGTGGAAAAATCGGGTCCCGATATTATTGATATCAACTTTGGTTGCCCCGTGAAAAAAGTAGTTTCCAAAGGTGCCGGTGCAGGGATCCTTAAAGATATTCCGCTCATGGTTTCTTTGACCGAAGCCATGGTAAAGCACACCAAACTTCCTATTACAGTAAAGACCCGGCTTGGCTGGGACGCCGATTCCATTAAGATCGTTGAGGTTGCTGAGAGGCTACAGGATGTGGGCGCAAGTGCTATTTCCATTCACGGCCGCACCCGCGTACAAATGTATAAGGGAGATGCCAATTGGGCGCCTATTGCCGAGGTTAAGAACAATCCGCGGATGCATATTCCAATCTTCGGGAATGGCGACGTAGACACGCCCGAAAGAGCTGTAGAGATGCGTGATAAATACGGTTTGGACGGAGCAATGATTGGCCGTGCCAGTATTGGCTATCCCTGGTTCTTTAAAGAGATAAAGCATTTCTTTAAAACCGGTGAACACCTTGCGCCTCCCACTATGGAAGAGCGTCTTGACGCCGCCCGCCGCCACCTGCAAATGGCTATAGATTGGAAAGGGGAGAAGCTGGGCGTTTTTGAGACCAGGCGGCACTATACCAATTACTTTAAAGGGATTCCGCACTTCAAGGAATACCGTCAAAAGATGGTGACCAGCGACGATGCCGCCGATGTTTTTGCAGCCTTTGACGAGGTGGAAAAAGAATTCTCCGGCTACCAGTTCGTATAG
- a CDS encoding porin family protein, with protein MKNFLIFSGFLLLFSIQMTAQEKWAVELRPQVNFPTQQPDVMDLKIGYGFEAMLLYNFTESLGVYAGWGWNNFGIDEENEFADLEIDETGYSFGLNYVRPISNNMSYLIGIGGIYKHFEFEDNSGDITADSGHELGFEVKGGLVFELGNNFDLKPQVVYRSLSATADFGAVDADMELQYISFGLGISKRF; from the coding sequence ATGAAAAACTTTTTAATCTTCTCAGGGTTCCTGTTGTTGTTCTCTATTCAAATGACAGCACAGGAGAAATGGGCTGTGGAGCTTCGTCCACAGGTGAATTTCCCAACTCAGCAGCCGGATGTTATGGATCTTAAAATTGGTTATGGGTTTGAGGCAATGCTTTTATATAATTTCACGGAAAGCCTGGGAGTCTATGCCGGTTGGGGCTGGAATAATTTTGGAATAGATGAAGAAAATGAATTTGCAGATCTGGAAATTGATGAGACCGGCTATTCCTTTGGATTAAACTATGTAAGGCCAATAAGTAACAATATGTCTTACCTTATTGGGATTGGCGGGATCTATAAACATTTTGAATTCGAAGATAATTCAGGAGATATTACTGCAGATTCGGGACACGAATTGGGGTTTGAAGTTAAAGGCGGATTGGTATTTGAACTGGGGAACAATTTTGATCTAAAGCCGCAGGTTGTGTACAGGTCCCTTTCGGCAACGGCAGATTTTGGTGCTGTTGATGCCGATATGGAGCTCCAGTACATTAGTTTTGGATTGGGAATTTCGAAGAGGTTCTAA
- a CDS encoding ABC transporter permease, producing MKFPFYIARRYLFSKSSNNAINIITFIAAVGVFAGSFALFIVLSGFTGLRDFSLSFSNQYDPDLKVLPATGKTFSFSAEENQKLKNISGISTFSEVIEERVFLDFKSKNKTAYIKGVDENFLKVNQLDSAVGLGGWFHPEEAQVVIGNTISHELNLGTFDYMSLLEIMVPRPGTGQVLDPTSAFNSERTVVSGIYSINEELDGKYVFAPIRMARELLELKPDEITALELRLKPDADPETVKSAVQAALNDEVEIKNRAQLNDALYKMLNTENLAVYLIFTLVLIIALFNVVGSIIMVILDKRENIKTLHSLGATPGQIKNIFFTQGVFMTLLGGSIGLVFSIALVFLQLQYDLVMITPTLPYPVAITWQNILVVMLTITALGTMASYIAASRSKKALGA from the coding sequence TTGAAATTCCCCTTTTACATAGCCCGCAGGTATTTGTTCTCAAAAAGCAGCAACAATGCCATCAACATCATCACCTTCATCGCGGCAGTAGGGGTTTTTGCGGGGTCTTTTGCCCTGTTTATCGTACTTTCGGGCTTTACGGGGCTCAGAGACTTCAGCTTATCTTTTTCAAACCAGTATGACCCCGATCTTAAAGTGCTTCCGGCAACGGGGAAGACATTCAGCTTTTCTGCGGAAGAAAATCAGAAGCTGAAAAACATCAGCGGAATTTCCACTTTTTCAGAAGTAATAGAAGAACGGGTATTCCTGGATTTTAAATCGAAGAATAAAACGGCCTATATCAAAGGCGTAGATGAAAATTTCCTGAAGGTGAACCAACTGGACAGTGCGGTTGGCCTGGGAGGCTGGTTTCATCCTGAAGAAGCCCAGGTGGTGATTGGAAACACCATATCCCACGAGCTCAACCTGGGGACTTTTGATTATATGAGCCTGCTTGAGATCATGGTGCCGCGCCCCGGAACAGGACAGGTGCTCGATCCTACCAGTGCTTTCAATTCAGAAAGAACCGTAGTTTCGGGTATTTACAGCATCAACGAAGAGCTTGACGGAAAATATGTGTTTGCCCCAATTCGCATGGCCAGAGAGCTCCTTGAGCTAAAACCCGATGAGATCACCGCCCTCGAACTCAGGTTAAAACCCGACGCAGACCCCGAAACTGTAAAATCGGCCGTACAGGCAGCCCTTAATGACGAGGTGGAAATCAAGAACAGGGCACAGCTCAACGACGCGCTCTACAAAATGCTGAATACCGAAAACCTGGCCGTATACCTTATTTTTACCCTGGTTTTGATCATTGCACTCTTTAACGTGGTGGGTTCAATTATCATGGTGATTTTAGACAAAAGGGAAAATATCAAGACCTTGCACAGCCTTGGGGCCACGCCCGGGCAAATTAAAAATATCTTTTTTACCCAGGGCGTATTTATGACACTTTTGGGAGGTAGTATTGGGCTTGTCTTTTCTATCGCGCTGGTCTTTTTGCAGCTGCAGTACGACCTGGTGATGATCACCCCCACCCTGCCTTACCCTGTGGCCATCACCTGGCAGAATATACTGGTGGTAATGCTCACCATTACTGCGCTGGGAACCATGGCATCTTACATTGCGGCAAGCCGAAGCAAAAAAGCTTTGGGAGCCTAA
- the rbfA gene encoding 30S ribosome-binding factor RbfA, which produces METNRQKKIGGVLQQDLADVLQSHLRDAGRTGILISVSKVKVTTDLSQAKAYLSIFPAKNAQDILGELNLLKPQLKHELAQRTKNQLRRMPNLEFFIDDSLDYIENIEKSMKGENNPIAQPDLLSKRKKS; this is translated from the coding sequence ATGGAAACGAACAGACAAAAAAAAATAGGAGGCGTATTACAGCAGGATCTTGCCGATGTGCTGCAGTCTCACTTGAGGGATGCGGGAAGAACAGGAATTTTAATCTCTGTTTCGAAAGTTAAGGTCACTACAGACCTGTCGCAGGCAAAGGCTTATTTGAGCATCTTCCCTGCAAAGAATGCGCAGGATATACTGGGAGAACTCAACCTGCTTAAACCACAACTCAAGCACGAACTGGCACAGCGCACAAAGAACCAGCTGCGGCGTATGCCCAACCTCGAGTTCTTTATTGATGATTCCCTCGATTATATTGAGAACATCGAAAAATCTATGAAAGGGGAGAACAACCCTATAGCACAGCCCGATTTGCTTTCGAAGCGCAAAAAATCTTAA
- the mce gene encoding methylmalonyl-CoA epimerase, which yields MKKIEHIGIAVKDLAAANELYAKLLQTESYKTEKVKSEGVETSFFKTGESKIELLAATTEDSAVAKFIAKRGEGIHHIAFEVDNIKAEMKRLKAEGFELISKRPKKGADNKLVAFLHPKSANGVLVELCEEIKTGEEYIPIGDEVWEDL from the coding sequence ATGAAAAAGATCGAACACATAGGAATAGCGGTAAAAGACCTGGCAGCCGCCAATGAACTTTATGCGAAACTGCTGCAGACAGAAAGCTACAAAACCGAAAAAGTGAAAAGTGAAGGCGTGGAAACCTCATTTTTCAAGACCGGGGAGAGCAAAATTGAACTGCTGGCCGCAACTACCGAAGACAGTGCCGTGGCAAAATTTATCGCCAAAAGGGGCGAAGGCATTCACCACATCGCTTTTGAGGTAGACAATATTAAAGCTGAAATGAAACGCCTCAAGGCAGAAGGTTTCGAGCTCATTTCGAAACGCCCTAAAAAAGGTGCCGACAATAAGCTGGTGGCTTTTTTACATCCAAAATCGGCTAACGGGGTGCTGGTTGAGCTCTGCGAGGAGATCAAGACCGGAGAGGAGTATATTCCCATTGGCGATGAGGTGTGGGAGGATTTATAG